Proteins from one Staphylococcus saprophyticus subsp. saprophyticus ATCC 15305 = NCTC 7292 genomic window:
- the rarD gene encoding EamA family transporter RarD, with protein MNTEFKKGFFFAFGAYILWGILPIYWELISDIGAFEILAFRIVLSMVFMLFILIITKNMAPFKRDIKQLFTNPIQLIAIIAAGYVITINWGTFIWAVTNGHVLQSSLGYYINPLVSILLALIFLKERFNKLEWIAIGLAVIGVLYMTLKMGVFPGISLLLAGSFGVYGLIKKIVPIDAISSITIECIVTAPAGFIYLWYIWQNGGLSFGMNSSSFWLIFSGAVTAVPLILFSAGARRIPLSLTGFIQYIGPTLMFILGIFLFKEPFDIDQLITFVFIWIGIIIYSISQYFKIKKDKNPIIH; from the coding sequence TTTCTTTGCGTTCGGAGCATATATTCTTTGGGGTATACTCCCTATATATTGGGAATTAATTAGTGATATTGGTGCATTTGAAATATTAGCATTTAGAATTGTATTATCGATGGTGTTTATGTTATTCATCTTAATCATAACGAAAAATATGGCTCCATTTAAACGGGATATTAAACAACTTTTTACAAATCCTATCCAACTTATTGCTATCATTGCAGCGGGTTATGTTATTACAATAAATTGGGGTACTTTTATATGGGCCGTTACAAATGGACATGTACTTCAGTCAAGTTTAGGTTATTATATCAATCCACTGGTCAGTATTTTGTTGGCGCTTATATTTTTAAAAGAACGTTTTAATAAGCTTGAATGGATAGCCATAGGCCTAGCGGTTATCGGAGTACTCTATATGACGTTGAAAATGGGCGTCTTCCCAGGCATTTCATTGTTACTTGCAGGTTCTTTTGGTGTCTATGGATTAATTAAAAAAATAGTCCCTATCGATGCAATAAGTAGCATTACAATTGAATGTATTGTTACTGCTCCCGCTGGATTCATTTATTTATGGTATATTTGGCAAAATGGTGGTTTATCTTTTGGGATGAATAGTTCTTCATTTTGGTTAATCTTTTCAGGTGCGGTTACAGCTGTACCACTTATTTTGTTCTCGGCAGGTGCAAGACGTATTCCTTTATCTTTAACTGGTTTTATTCAGTACATAGGACCAACTTTAATGTTTATACTAGGAATATTTTTATTCAAAGAACCATTTGATATTGATCAATTAATCACATTTGTATTTATATGGATTGGTATTATTATATATAGTATTTCTCAATATTTTAAAATTAAGAAAGATAAAAATCCGATCATTCATTAG
- a CDS encoding SDR family oxidoreductase: protein MTKVLILGANGAVSKAAINSFLENTSYTLRLFLRDANRLPDYASDRIRVREGDATNFEDVNRAMEDVDIVLASLSGELDKEAQTIVDAMNANNVKRLIFVTSIGIYNEVPGNFGLWVQDQISDYLVIYRKAADIIEQTDLDYTIFRPAWLTHTNEIDYEITKKDEPFKGTEVSRKSVAAIAVQIAKDPALYSRDNIGINKPNTDFDKPRWK, encoded by the coding sequence ATGACTAAAGTATTAATATTGGGCGCTAATGGTGCTGTTTCTAAAGCGGCGATCAATTCATTTTTAGAAAACACTTCCTATACTTTGCGCTTATTTTTAAGAGATGCAAATCGATTACCTGATTACGCTTCTGATCGTATACGCGTTAGAGAAGGTGACGCAACAAATTTTGAAGATGTAAATCGTGCTATGGAAGACGTTGATATCGTTTTAGCTTCGTTATCTGGTGAATTAGATAAAGAAGCACAGACCATTGTAGATGCAATGAATGCGAATAATGTCAAAAGACTTATTTTCGTTACTTCCATTGGTATATATAATGAAGTACCAGGGAATTTCGGATTATGGGTACAAGATCAAATTAGTGATTATTTAGTAATTTATAGAAAAGCAGCCGATATCATTGAACAAACTGATTTAGATTACACTATTTTTAGACCTGCCTGGTTAACACATACGAACGAAATCGATTATGAAATCACCAAAAAAGATGAACCTTTTAAAGGGACAGAAGTTTCTAGAAAGAGTGTGGCAGCCATTGCAGTACAAATTGCTAAAGATCCAGCCCTTTATTCAAGAGATAATATAGGGATTAATAAACCCAATACTGATTTTGACAAACCTAGATGGAAGTAG